In the Heterodontus francisci isolate sHetFra1 chromosome 6, sHetFra1.hap1, whole genome shotgun sequence genome, one interval contains:
- the LOC137371409 gene encoding serine protease 23-like, with protein sequence MITVPILVIFLCSIKHVIMLKAEWQKIKIPAVLPQATVTLEKAHFQGKAKLEVISPCELECHKRAPLPTYEDLKEYLSYETLYLNGSRTLTNVDIYGFNVADLVNKQSHRSSRRAKRQIFGLDGRYSILARNFLLSFPFSTSVKISTGCTGTLVAEKHVLTAAHCIHDGKSYVKGAQKMKVGFFKPKQKENGKATNQSNSIIPEKPRFHWIRVKRTHVPKGWIKGSANDIGMDYDYALLELKRPHKKPFMKIGVTPPRGRLPGGRIHFSGFDNDRPGDLVYRFCLVKDETYDLLYQHCDAQPGASGSGVYIRMWKRQSRKWERKVIGIFSGHQWVDKNGVQQDYNVAVRITPLKYAQICFWIKGNFVDCRDG encoded by the coding sequence ATGATAACAGTGCCAATACTAGTAATTTTTCTTTGTTCTATTAAGCATGTAATAATGCTTAAGGCAGAATGGCAAAAAATAAAGATACCTGCTGTTTTGCCTCAGGCAACCGTGACACTGGAGAAAGCACATTTTCAGGGCAAAGCAAAGCTAGAAGTAATCTCTCCATGTGAATTAGAGTGCCATAAAAGAGCACCCCTGCCAACGTATGAAGACCTGAAAGAATATTTGTCTTATGAAACTCTGTACCTAAATGGAAGCAGAACTCTTACAAACGTGGACATCTATGGTTTCAATGTTGCCGATTTGGTAAACAAACAGAGTCACAGGAGCAGTCGAAGAGCAAAAAGACAAATCTTTGGTTTGGATGGCAGATACAGCATCTTGGCGAGAAACTTTCTGTTGAGCTTTCCTTTCTCAACTTCAGTGAAAATCTCCACAGGTTGCACTGGAACTCTAGTAGCCGAGAAGCATGTTCTAACTGCTGCCCACTGTATTCACGATGGGAAGAGCTACGTGAAGGGTGCACAAAAGATGAAAGTTGGATTTTTTAAACCAAAACAAAAGGAGAATGGGAAAGCTACAAATCAAAGCAACTCAATTATTCCAGAAAAACCTAGGTTCCATTGGATACGAGTAAAACGGACACATGTTCCAAAGGGATGGATCAAAGGTTCAGCGAATGATATTGGTATGGATTATGACTATGCACTTCTGGAATTGAAAAGGCCTCACAAGAAACCCTTTATGAAAATAGGAGTCACTCCTCCTCGGGGAAGGCTGCCTGGTGGCAGGATTCACTTTTCTGGATTTGATAATGATCGTCCAGGAGATCTTGTTTATCGTTTCTGCTTGGTCAAAGATGAAACTTACGACCTCCTGTATCAGCACTGTGATGCTCAGCCAGGAGCCAGTGGGTCAGGTGTTTACATCCGAATGTGGAAAAGGCAGAGTCGGAAATGGGAGCGAAAAGTGATTGGAATATTTTCAGGGCACCAATGGGTGGATAAGAATGGTGTGCAGCAAGATTACAATGTGGCTGTTCGGATCACTCCTCTGAAATATGCACAGATTTGTTTCTGGATCAAAGGAAATTTTGTTGACTGTAGAGATGGATGA